One Acetobacterium sp. KB-1 DNA segment encodes these proteins:
- a CDS encoding InlB B-repeat-containing protein, giving the protein MDVRIKSRFEPLWLLALTVLLTGFLWGMTPMVARAEDNSSTVPGNPTYTEDAFYYSDQYMWKASLFVAKSDTVNKDSSNMNDFYRIGNQAVYLTPVSNWNGWAAGSRPSNISGLFFSKENKVDTLLELQSKGGDVNALDPVQLASGSGIYLLKPPVQPPYVPQLSDGDIYDNGVIYGDSVGSITKVANYFNSLETINTVLNFYAGKQGVSKEDLVKNLEFTIDSETRTGWNPKGILPDAISDNPTNQVEWLIVYEPVSIVYVKDTAHPGSYYGYALSATDFAVSQIKHQMDWRYDETRWTAWAGQQADAWKPNANRQHVSRLAFLLMGNSVITNNTWYGLAAGSGVDQNAAIPFNRWFSDQQTKYGGWGMSRWIKPAEYNKPRDNDFRPNTDVILSTPVYSNINATPGSELTVTYKINGEVIGTDTLVAPMKTESYSYIKWHTPDVSTVTSYDLEMSISPYPEGTINCGGNEYTHRTLTIRPLEESTPPDPKVGDTMPTDLPANLVPPTSVPGEDTADETVAPVIKSVKAVTEAPYYKNETIKIEVVTNRATKNLTFTNTDSGVGKQFGSDSLGDGMLISRSVNELSNEIVWTIEFVPANLGVNRYAFKSLNAAAGESEVYAFDVEVVVDPDLPVIYDVFINPVQAIYTLYEEVIKTPLTYEVYFNTNGGNEMGAQSAEYNALLPEPGQPTREGYAFKGWFKDPGFAYPWNFESDRIMGVTTLYAKWEINTYFVHFDPQGGTDTFSPITVEYGSNIEEPTPSPTRSNYTFLGWFKEIGCNTPWNFTEDTIAGDTTLYGKWDATALTVTFDSQGGSLVGSISADYNMMITKPSDPFKPGFTFKGWYQEAACNTVWTFASDRVQSDLTLFAKWDVNLYTVSFDSLGGSAVPAQTAQNESVTPKPADPLRSGYSFGGWFKEDACITPWDFAVDKVTLDTTLFALWTADEAAIEFVTNNGTDVPKMVGATDREILDTSMPITVRDGYTFNGWFASADFSGDVVTALPDKYPVDGLTYYAKWEANPSVISFEENGGTEIPDLNGVTDQEITDRTMPMQYRVGYTLRWFKEADFSGEEVSELPKKFPANGITYYAKWEANPSVISFEENQGSATPDLNGVTDQEITDRTMPVITRDGYTQKGWFKEADFSGEEVSELPEKYPVDGITYYAKWEANPSVISFEENQGSATPDLNGVTDQAITNRTMPVLTRDGYTQKGWFKEADFSGEEVSELPEKYPVDGITYYAKWEAKPSMISFEENQGSATPDLNGVTDQKITDRTMPVLTRDGYTQKGWFKKADFSGQEVSELPEKYPVDGITYYAKWEANPSVISFEENQGSATPDLNGVTDQAITNRAMPVLTRDGYTQKGWFKEADFSGDEVSELPVKYPVDGITYYAKWSINPTSEQIINLSARSYPTQTHSITINDLYEFKNVTSNQGEVTVNSVIGNTITVTLSGGISDTTGVVSGSYTPAQTKTESTTKSSTGSDTTPSSVSYNSGGYSGTLNKYNTTSTEVQTGGSYTPADSRYQTFESHFPKADIESGATHVTGLVVYGPDSGGYKGPLYSKSTTDMGTYIKVIYGGTVTKPAVDTRTYRTDYTAYYSGTVTKPAVDTRVYGPYYRYQLNVSYIKD; this is encoded by the coding sequence ATGGACGTGCGTATAAAAAGTCGGTTCGAGCCACTGTGGTTGCTGGCGCTGACTGTTTTACTGACCGGTTTTTTGTGGGGAATGACACCCATGGTGGCTCGGGCTGAAGATAATTCCAGTACCGTACCCGGGAACCCGACCTATACCGAAGATGCCTTCTACTACAGTGATCAGTATATGTGGAAAGCGTCACTTTTCGTGGCCAAGTCRGATACGGTCAATAAGGATTCATCGAACATGAATGACTTTTACCGGATCGGCAATCAGGCGGTTTATCTGACCCCGGTTTCCAATTGGAATGGATGGGCTGCCGGATCCCGACCATCGAACATCTCCGGATTGTTCTTTTCTAAGGAAAACAAGGTAGACACTCTGCTGGAGCTCCAGAGCAAAGGCGGGGATGTGAATGCTTTGGATCCGGTGCAGCTTGCATCAGGTAGTGGTATTTATCTATTAAAGCCTCCTGTACAACCACCTTATGTCCCACAGCTCAGTGATGGCGATATTTACGACAACGGTGTTATTTATGGGGATTCAGTCGGCAGCATTACTAAGGTAGCTAATTATTTCAATAGCCTTGAAACGATCAATACCGTTCTCAATTTTTATGCTGGGAAGCAAGGGGTTTCCAAGGAAGACCTTGTCAAAAACCTGGAGTTTACCATTGATAGCGAAACCCGGACCGGCTGGAATCCAAAAGGGATTTTACCCGATGCAATCAGTGACAACCCCACCAATCAGGTGGAATGGCTGATCGTTTACGAGCCGGTGAGCATTGTCTATGTGAAGGATACGGCCCATCCGGGGTCTTATTATGGTTATGCCTTATCAGCCACTGATTTTGCAGTTTCTCAGATCAAGCACCAGATGGACTGGCGTTATGATGAAACCCGTTGGACGGCCTGGGCCGGACAACAGGCGGATGCCTGGAAGCCTAATGCCAATCGGCAGCATGTCTCCCGGTTGGCATTTCTGTTGATGGGAAACTCGGTGATTACGAATAATACCTGGTATGGTTTGGCAGCCGGCTCCGGGGTGGATCAGAACGCTGCTATTCCGTTTAATCGCTGGTTTAGCGATCAACAGACTAAGTACGGCGGTTGGGGTATGTCCCGCTGGATTAAACCAGCCGAATACAATAAGCCCCGGGATAACGATTTTCGGCCCAATACCGATGTTATTTTAAGCACACCGGTTTACTCAAATATCAATGCGACACCCGGGAGTGAGCTGACGGTGACTTACAAGATCAACGGCGAAGTGATCGGTACCGATACGCTGGTAGCTCCAATGAAAACCGAGTCCTACAGCTATATCAAATGGCATACTCCGGATGTCAGTACAGTAACCAGCTATGATCTGGAAATGTCGATCTCACCCTATCCGGAAGGGACCATCAATTGTGGTGGAAATGAGTACACCCATCGGACGCTGACGATCCGGCCATTGGAAGAAAGCACCCCACCGGATCCGAAGGTGGGAGATACGATGCCAACCGATCTGCCGGCCAATCTGGTACCGCCAACCAGTGTACCCGGGGAAGATACGGCTGATGAAACGGTAGCGCCGGTGATCAAATCGGTCAAGGCCGTCACAGAAGCACCGTACTATAAGAATGAAACGATCAAAATTGAAGTGGTGACCAATCGGGCCACCAAAAATCTGACCTTTACCAATACGGATAGTGGCGTCGGGAAACAATTTGGTTCTGATTCCCTGGGTGACGGGATGCTGATCAGCCGGTCGGTCAATGAGCTTTCAAATGAAATCGTCTGGACGATTGAGTTTGTTCCGGCCAACCTGGGCGTCAATCGTTATGCGTTTAAATCCCTCAATGCTGCTGCCGGCGAAAGTGAAGTGTATGCGTTTGATGTGGAGGTCGTGGTGGATCCGGATCTCCCGGTTATCTATGATGTATTCATCAATCCGGTACAGGCCATTTATACCTTATATGAGGAAGTGATTAAAACACCGCTAACCTATGAGGTTTATTTTAATACCAACGGCGGGAATGAAATGGGTGCCCAGAGTGCCGAATACAATGCGCTGCTGCCGGAGCCTGGTCAACCGACCCGGGAAGGATATGCGTTTAAAGGGTGGTTTAAAGATCCTGGTTTTGCTTACCCCTGGAATTTTGAATCGGATCGGATCATGGGAGTCACCACACTCTATGCGAAGTGGGAAATAAACACCTATTTCGTCCATTTTGATCCCCAGGGAGGAACGGATACCTTTAGCCCGATTACGGTGGAATATGGCTCAAATATTGAGGAACCAACACCAAGTCCAACCCGAAGCAATTACACATTTCTAGGCTGGTTTAAGGAGATTGGATGCAATACGCCATGGAACTTTACCGAAGATACCATTGCCGGCGACACCACGCTTTACGGGAAGTGGGATGCCACTGCCTTGACGGTCACATTTGATTCCCAGGGCGGAAGTCTTGTTGGTTCAATCAGTGCGGATTACAATATGATGATCACCAAGCCAAGTGACCCATTTAAGCCGGGCTTTACCTTTAAAGGCTGGTATCAGGAAGCAGCGTGTAACACCGTCTGGACATTTGCCAGTGATCGGGTACAGTCTGATTTAACGCTTTTTGCCAAGTGGGATGTTAATCTTTATACGGTGAGCTTTGATTCCCTGGGCGGGAGTGCCGTGCCGGCACAGACGGCGCAGAATGAGTCGGTCACACCAAAACCGGCCGATCCGCTAAGAAGCGGGTATTCCTTCGGCGGTTGGTTTAAGGAAGATGCTTGCATTACTCCCTGGGATTTTGCGGTTGATAAAGTCACCCTGGATACGACCCTGTTTGCCTTATGGACAGCGGATGAAGCAGCGATTGAATTTGTCACCAATAACGGAACCGACGTACCCAAAATGGTCGGTGCTACGGATCGGGAAATCCTCGATACCAGTATGCCGATAACGGTCCGTGATGGATATACCTTTAATGGCTGGTTTGCCAGTGCTGATTTCAGTGGGGATGTCGTGACAGCACTACCTGATAAATATCCGGTCGATGGTTTAACCTACTATGCGAAATGGGAAGCCAACCCATCGGTGATTAGTTTTGAAGAAAATGGTGGAACGGAAATACCGGATTTAAATGGCGTCACCGATCAGGAAATAACTGATCGAACCATGCCGATGCAATACAGAGTTGGCTATACGCTAAGATGGTTTAAAGAAGCTGATTTTTCCGGTGAAGAAGTCAGTGAGCTACCAAAAAAATTCCCGGCTAATGGGATTACCTATTATGCCAAATGGGAAGCTAACCCATCGGTGATTAGTTTTGAAGAAAACCAGGGATCAGCAACACCGGATCTAAATGGTGTCACCGATCAGGAGATCACTGATCGAACCATGCCAGTGATTACTCGTGACGGGTACACGCAAAAAGGCTGGTTTAAAGAAGCTGATTTTTCCGGCGAAGAAGTCAGTGAGCTGCCAGAAAAATACCCGGTTGATGGGATTACCTATTATGCCAAATGGGAAGCTAACCCATCGGTGATAAGTTTTGAAGAAAACCAGGGATCAGCAACACCAGACCTAAATGGTGTCACCGATCAGGCGATCACTAATCGAACCATGCCGGTGCTTACTCGTGACGGGTACACACAAAAAGGCTGGTTTAAAGAAGCTGATTTTTCCGGTGAAGAAGTCAGTGAGCTGCCAGAAAAATACCCGGTTGATGGGATTACCTATTATGCCAAATGGGAAGCTAAGCCATCGATGATTAGTTTTGAAGAAAACCAGGGATCAGCAACACCGGATCTAAATGGTGTCACCGATCAGAAGATCACTGATCGAACCATGCCAGTGCTCACTCGTGACGGGTACACACAAAAAGGCTGGTTTAAAAAAGCTGATTTTTCCGGTCAAGAAGTCAGCGAGCTGCCAGAAAAATACCCGGTTGATGGGATTACCTATTATGCCAAATGGGAAGCTAACCCATCGGTGATTAGTTTTGAAGAAAACCAGGGATCAGCAACACCGGATCTAAATGGTGTCACCGATCAGGCGATCACTAATCGAGCAATGCCAGTGCTTACTCGTGACGGGTACACACAAAAAGGGTGGTTTAAAGAAGCTGATTTTTCCGGTGACGAAGTCAGTGAGCTGCCAGTAAAATACCCGGTTGATGGGATTACCTATTATGCCAAATGGAGTATTAATCCTACTTCAGAACAAATCATAAATTTATCAGCACGATCATATCCAACACAAACACATTCTATTACAATAAATGATTTATATGAATTTAAAAACGTTACTTCCAATCAAGGTGAAGTTACTGTCAATAGTGTTATTGGTAATACCATTACTGTTACTTTATCAGGTGGTATATCTGATACAACGGGTGTAGTAAGCGGTTCATATACACCAGCACAAACGAAAACCGAATCAACAACAAAATCATCGACAGGATCAGATACAACACCATCAAGTGTTTCCTATAATTCTGGTGGCTATAGTGGTACTTTGAATAAGTACAATACGACAAGTACCGAAGTACAAACCGGTGGTAGTTATACACCAGCTGATAGTAGGTATCAAACTTTTGAATCACATTTTCCCAAGGCAGACATTGAAAGCGGAGCAACACACGTAACAGGTCTTGTCGTATATGGGCCAGATAGCGGAGGCTATAAAGGCCCTTTATATTCGAAATCAACAACAGATATGGGTACATACATAAAGGTAATTTACGGTGGTACAGTAACTAAACCAGCGGTTGATACAAGAACGTACCGCACTGATTATACAGCATACTATAGTGGAACAGTAACTAAACCAGCGGTTGATACAAGGGTTTATGGCCCTTATTATAGATATCAACTAAATGTATCGTACATTAAAGATTAA
- a CDS encoding type II secretion system F family protein: protein MNGISFLIFTLLIVGLCLLFNVSPFELTSRLMDRIVNDKSDIQSVIKKTVRKDRRTPFQGLTTTIREAQLILKTTNRESVFTILVMAATILFIVGLILGLMMENILLSAVLGVGLALFPFWYIKLAEITYRKELNDELNKTLSIITTSYSRSRNIVKAIEENLHHINPPLLPVFEAFVFDISYITADIPGALLEMSEKIDNQIYKEWCRAVIACQDNPNLIETLPAIVRKFTDIKEANDDFGTDMHTPLRIVGSMVFINVGVPVLFYFINKDWYRGLMYSWGGKIILAVVLTMVFISINAAIKDIKPIEYSR, encoded by the coding sequence ATGAACGGGATAAGCTTTCTTATTTTTACGCTGCTGATTGTGGGGTTGTGCCTGCTATTTAATGTGTCACCTTTTGAGCTGACAAGCCGGCTTATGGATCGGATTGTCAATGATAAGAGCGATATTCAATCGGTGATTAAAAAGACCGTCCGGAAAGACCGTCGAACGCCATTTCAGGGACTGACCACAACCATCCGGGAAGCCCAGCTGATTTTAAAAACAACCAATCGGGAAAGTGTCTTTACGATCCTGGTCATGGCTGCGACGATTTTGTTTATTGTGGGTCTGATCCTCGGATTAATGATGGAAAACATCTTGTTATCAGCAGTGCTTGGCGTTGGTCTGGCCTTGTTCCCGTTCTGGTACATCAAGCTGGCAGAAATAACCTATCGGAAGGAATTAAACGATGAGCTTAACAAAACACTGTCGATCATCACCACATCCTACAGTCGATCACGCAATATCGTCAAAGCGATTGAGGAAAACTTGCACCATATCAATCCGCCACTGTTACCGGTATTTGAAGCCTTTGTCTTTGATATCAGTTATATCACGGCGGATATTCCGGGGGCATTGCTGGAGATGAGTGAAAAGATCGATAACCAGATTTATAAGGAGTGGTGCCGGGCGGTGATTGCCTGCCAGGACAATCCCAATCTGATTGAAACGCTGCCGGCGATTGTTCGTAAATTTACGGATATCAAAGAAGCCAATGACGACTTTGGAACGGATATGCATACGCCTTTAAGAATTGTTGGCTCTATGGTATTTATCAATGTTGGTGTGCCGGTTCTTTTTTATTTCATCAATAAGGATTGGTATCGAGGACTGATGTATTCATGGGGTGGTAAGATCATTCTGGCCGTTGTTCTGACAATGGTTTTTATCTCGATTAATGCTGCTATTAAAGATATCAAACCCATTGAATACAGCCGATAG
- a CDS encoding Fic family protein: MTDQKYTETYQVIEETKDRSQKEKYWNIGFGLNKIDQLRPSEYLTNELLPDHFSGKLSYQEVENALVNHYQTLPEDDQVKGERECDIVSTRIASLLDNSGFVLSPVSLKGIHRYLFKNILPAEWVGTFREKNIYKKEPVLGGESVSYANYFMIEDSLAYDFETEKKKNYVNMDNQQKIRSISSFTSSIWQVHPFREGNTRTVAVFMVQYLNGLGFRVNNDPFEDNALYFRNALVRANYSNQVKNISHTDAYLVKFFENLLFDQDHPLLNQEMQLISEDEKENDWEPEM; encoded by the coding sequence ATGACGGATCAGAAATATACTGAAACCTATCAAGTGATCGAAGAAACAAAGGATCGAAGCCAAAAAGAAAAATACTGGAATATCGGTTTTGGACTGAATAAGATCGATCAGCTAAGACCTTCCGAATATCTGACAAATGAATTACTTCCGGATCATTTCAGTGGCAAGCTTTCTTATCAGGAAGTTGAAAATGCCCTGGTCAACCATTATCAGACCTTACCGGAAGATGACCAGGTAAAGGGCGAGCGAGAATGCGACATTGTATCGACACGGATTGCTTCTCTGCTTGATAATTCGGGGTTTGTTCTAAGTCCGGTATCGCTTAAGGGCATTCATCGTTATCTCTTTAAAAATATTCTGCCGGCGGAATGGGTCGGGACATTCAGGGAGAAAAATATCTATAAAAAAGAGCCGGTTCTAGGCGGTGAGAGCGTTTCTTATGCCAATTATTTCATGATTGAAGATAGTTTGGCYTATGATTTTGAAACAGAAAAAAAGAAAAATTACGTCAACATGGACAATCAGCAAAAGATCAGAAGCATAAGCAGCTTTACTTCTTCCATCTGGCAGGTGCATCCCTTTCGGGAAGGAAACACCCGAACGGTAGCGGTATTTATGGTTCAATATTTAAACGGCCTGGGTTTTCGGGTGAATAATGATCCTTTTGAAGATAATGCGCTTTATTTCAGAAATGCCCTGGTTCGGGCCAATTATAGCAATCAAGTAAAAAACATCAGTCATACCGATGCCTATCTGGTCAAGTTCTTTGAGAATCTGCTCTTTGATCAGGATCATCCACTGCTCAATCAGGAAATGCAGCTTATTTCTGAAGATGAAAAAGAAAATGACTGGGAGCCGGAAATGTAG
- a CDS encoding DUF4320 family protein has protein sequence MKGNQVKVDKGSAILEFSIFFLLAMFVLTLMLGVLPVWTQYQKLNYIAHGVLRDAELVGNTGNTVMDTYEDLQVKTGLKTKEISFNGTKYIGGSKNVQINDPIQVTVKSDFSWFSSFIGDGITIELVAPASGRSGVYYK, from the coding sequence GTGAAAGGTAATCAAGTGAAGGTTGACAAAGGTTCAGCCATATTGGAATTTTCGATATTCTTCCTATTGGCGATGTTTGTTTTAACCCTGATGTTGGGAGTTCTACCGGTATGGACTCAATATCAGAAGCTAAACTACATCGCCCATGGAGTCTTACGGGATGCCGAGCTGGTGGGAAATACTGGGAATACAGTAATGGATACTTATGAAGATTTGCAGGTAAAAACCGGATTAAAAACAAAAGAAATCAGTTTTAACGGAACAAAATATATCGGAGGATCGAAAAATGTCCAGATTAACGATCCCATTCAGGTTACTGTGAAATCTGATTTTTCATGGTTTAGTAGTTTTATAGGGGATGGTATAACCATTGAACTGGTGGCCCCTGCCAGTGGACGAAGTGGGGTGTACTATAAATGA